Proteins from one Gimesia maris genomic window:
- the fusA gene encoding elongation factor G, with protein sequence MKNLDKYRNIGISAHIDSGKTTLTERVLYYSGRIHKVREVRGGDGGATMDSMDLERERGITIASAATQVQWKDTTINIIDTPGHVDFTVEVERSLRVLDGAILVLCSVGGVQSQSLTVDRQMKRYKVPRIAFINKMDRTGADSASVIKQISDKLHVVPLPLQIPMGEGAHFEGVVDLVTMQAITYTGEQGETEVFGDIPEQFKAAAEEARANMLETLSMFSDDLMVALLEEADVPVEDIYKVIREATLSHEITPVMMGTAFKNKGVQTLLDAVVRFLPSPLDREITAIDLDAQQKAIKEGAEDTSSDSFRTKLSHSSDKPLVAMAFKIVDETFGQLTYMRIYQGKLEKGQSYINTRTGNSTRFGRLVRMHADSREDVDCGEAGDIIAAVGMECASGDTFCSGDVNFALESIFVPEPVIRLSIEPLDRDGADRLAKAIQRFNREDPTFHVMTDDETNQTIIAGMGQLHLDVYIERIKREYKVECIIGEPRVAYRETPTIAVEYNHKHKKQTGGSGQYAHVVGKIEPMAVETDGDAYEFVNNISQGRIPREYIPAVDKGFQRALVKGPLCECEVVGVKATLSDGSYHDVDSSEMAFNVAGFNCMRETLKKSNMALLEPIMKLEVEVPEEYQGPVSGHIAQKRGVINTSETRMGTSTFIAEVPLASMFDYANELRSMTQGKGGFSMEFSRYAQVPRNIQEEVVARRLKEKEERMATA encoded by the coding sequence ATGAAAAATCTGGACAAGTATCGAAACATTGGAATTTCGGCTCACATCGATTCTGGTAAAACCACACTTACCGAACGAGTTCTGTACTACTCAGGACGAATTCACAAAGTTCGTGAAGTTCGAGGCGGCGATGGTGGCGCTACGATGGATAGTATGGATCTGGAACGCGAGCGAGGAATTACCATCGCGTCTGCTGCCACACAGGTGCAGTGGAAAGACACCACGATCAACATCATCGATACTCCAGGTCACGTTGACTTTACTGTCGAAGTGGAACGTAGTCTCCGTGTACTTGACGGTGCGATCCTCGTACTCTGCTCAGTCGGTGGAGTTCAGAGTCAGTCACTGACAGTCGACCGCCAGATGAAACGTTATAAGGTTCCCCGTATCGCTTTCATCAACAAGATGGACCGTACCGGAGCCGACTCTGCCAGCGTGATCAAACAGATTTCAGATAAACTGCATGTCGTGCCACTGCCGCTGCAGATTCCCATGGGCGAAGGCGCTCATTTCGAAGGTGTGGTTGACCTGGTGACCATGCAGGCCATTACCTACACCGGTGAGCAGGGCGAAACCGAAGTCTTCGGGGACATTCCTGAACAGTTCAAAGCTGCCGCAGAAGAAGCCCGCGCGAACATGCTGGAAACACTTTCCATGTTCAGCGATGACCTGATGGTTGCTTTGCTGGAAGAAGCTGACGTGCCTGTCGAAGACATCTACAAGGTCATTCGCGAAGCCACACTGTCTCACGAAATCACTCCCGTGATGATGGGAACTGCTTTCAAGAACAAAGGTGTGCAGACTCTGCTGGATGCAGTCGTTCGCTTCCTGCCCAGTCCGCTCGACCGCGAAATCACTGCGATCGACCTGGATGCACAACAGAAGGCGATCAAAGAAGGTGCCGAAGATACCAGCAGTGATTCGTTCCGTACGAAACTGTCGCACTCTTCAGACAAACCTCTGGTTGCCATGGCGTTCAAAATTGTCGATGAAACATTCGGACAATTGACCTACATGCGTATCTACCAGGGCAAGCTTGAAAAAGGTCAAAGCTATATCAATACACGAACGGGTAATTCCACGCGATTCGGCCGTCTGGTCCGTATGCACGCAGACAGTCGTGAAGATGTCGACTGTGGTGAAGCCGGTGACATCATTGCTGCCGTCGGAATGGAATGTGCCTCCGGGGATACGTTCTGTAGTGGTGACGTTAACTTTGCTCTGGAAAGTATTTTTGTACCAGAACCAGTGATTCGTCTTTCGATCGAGCCACTCGACCGGGATGGTGCAGACCGACTGGCCAAAGCCATTCAACGCTTCAACCGCGAAGACCCGACCTTCCACGTGATGACAGACGATGAAACCAATCAGACCATCATCGCTGGAATGGGTCAGTTGCATCTTGATGTTTACATTGAACGTATCAAGCGTGAATACAAAGTAGAGTGTATCATTGGTGAACCACGTGTTGCTTACCGTGAAACACCAACGATTGCCGTGGAATACAACCACAAGCACAAAAAGCAGACTGGTGGTTCCGGTCAGTACGCTCATGTGGTTGGTAAGATTGAGCCTATGGCGGTGGAAACCGACGGCGATGCTTATGAATTTGTTAACAACATCAGCCAGGGCCGTATTCCCCGTGAATACATTCCTGCTGTCGATAAAGGCTTCCAGCGTGCTCTGGTAAAAGGTCCGCTTTGCGAGTGCGAAGTGGTGGGCGTCAAAGCCACTCTGTCTGATGGTTCATACCATGATGTCGACTCATCAGAAATGGCCTTTAACGTTGCCGGTTTCAACTGTATGCGTGAAACACTGAAGAAGTCTAACATGGCTCTGCTGGAACCCATCATGAAACTGGAAGTGGAAGTCCCTGAAGAATATCAGGGTCCGGTATCCGGACATATTGCACAAAAACGTGGTGTGATCAACACTTCTGAAACACGCATGGGGACCAGTACTTTCATCGCTGAAGTACCACTGGCAAGCATGTTTGACTACGCCAATGAACTGCGTTCGATGACACAGGGTAAAGGTGGATTCAGTATGGAATTCTCCCGTTACGCTCAGGTGCCTCGAAACATTCAGGAAGAAGTCGTAGCACGTCGCCTGAAAGAAAAAGAAGAACGTATGGCAACCGCCTAG
- the ppdK gene encoding pyruvate, phosphate dikinase, which translates to MSGQKYVYFFGDGKADGDATLRNSLGGKGANLAEMINIGLPVPAGFTLNTEVCIHYSKTKGEYPEGVEAQVEEALAKVEEAMGAKFGCDTNPLLVSCRSGARESMPGMMDTVLNIGLNDTTVEALAKQSGNEAFAWDSYRRFVQMYGDVVLGMKGADEDPFEHALEAKREKAGVQYDSELNAEQLKELVAEFKALIKEGTGQDFPTDPKQQIWGAIGAVFSSWDNDRAVVYRRDYGIPHNWGTACNVQAMVYGNLGDDCATGVGLTRNCSTGEPGFCGDYLINAQGEDVVAGIRTPKQIESTLSTDLPEGYKQLDDIGRKLEQHYKDVQDIEFTIQRGKVWMLQTRNAKRTGFAAVRIAVDMVNEGLVSKEQAITKKRIPADDLNQLLQPIFDPAEKEKAAKAGDLLTKGINAGPGAACGHICFSAEDAEAIYNKDNSAQLVLVRRETSPEDLRGMRVSKGILTALGGASSHAALVSRQMGKACIVGASELKIDSAAGTITKGDKVLKKGDWISIDGFTGEVFAGKVETKPSEIVEVLISKTMKPEDSETYQRYEQLMTWVDEIRKLKVRTNADQPDQAAEAISFGAQGIGLCRTEHMFFHHLAEIREMIAAGDVESRTKAVNKLLPFQREDFAGIFRAMNGLPVTIRLLDPPLHEFLSDRHLEENPTLGEELANELGVSVEFIRRRVEELHELNPMLGHRGCRLGIVYPEITAMQARAIMEAACDVQNEGIEVFPEIMVPLAGFKTEFDDQAGIIRAEAEKVLEEKGVKVNYLVGTMVELPRAAICADQIAETAEFFSFGTNDLTQTTLGMSRDDYGTFIGHYRENDIIPSDPFQTIDQDGVGRLMQTGVERGRGTRPELKIGICGEHGGDPASVIFCHELGLDYVSCSPFRVPIARLAAAQAVLEEKA; encoded by the coding sequence ATGTCAGGTCAAAAGTATGTGTACTTCTTCGGAGATGGAAAAGCAGATGGCGATGCGACATTGCGCAACAGCCTCGGTGGTAAAGGTGCTAACCTGGCAGAAATGATTAATATCGGCCTTCCTGTCCCCGCTGGTTTCACTTTGAACACGGAAGTCTGCATTCACTACAGCAAGACCAAGGGTGAATACCCGGAAGGTGTGGAAGCACAAGTTGAAGAAGCACTGGCGAAGGTGGAAGAAGCCATGGGTGCCAAATTCGGCTGTGATACCAACCCCCTGCTGGTTTCCTGCCGCTCTGGTGCTCGCGAATCCATGCCCGGCATGATGGACACCGTCTTGAACATCGGCCTGAATGATACCACTGTTGAAGCACTCGCTAAACAGTCCGGCAATGAAGCATTCGCCTGGGACAGCTATCGTCGCTTCGTCCAGATGTACGGCGACGTGGTTCTCGGAATGAAAGGTGCCGACGAAGATCCGTTCGAACACGCATTGGAAGCCAAACGTGAGAAAGCCGGCGTCCAGTACGATTCCGAACTGAATGCAGAGCAGCTGAAAGAACTGGTTGCCGAATTCAAAGCACTGATCAAAGAAGGAACCGGTCAGGACTTCCCCACGGACCCCAAACAGCAGATCTGGGGTGCCATCGGAGCCGTATTCAGCAGCTGGGACAATGACCGGGCTGTCGTTTACCGTCGTGACTACGGCATTCCCCACAACTGGGGAACCGCGTGTAACGTCCAGGCCATGGTTTACGGAAACCTCGGCGATGACTGTGCAACAGGCGTTGGCCTGACCCGTAACTGCTCTACCGGTGAACCCGGTTTCTGCGGCGATTACCTGATCAACGCCCAAGGTGAAGACGTGGTTGCCGGTATCCGGACTCCCAAGCAGATCGAATCCACACTGAGCACTGATCTGCCCGAAGGATACAAACAGCTCGACGATATCGGACGCAAACTGGAACAGCATTACAAAGACGTGCAGGACATTGAATTCACCATTCAACGTGGAAAAGTCTGGATGCTGCAGACCCGTAATGCCAAACGAACCGGTTTTGCCGCAGTCCGTATTGCCGTCGATATGGTCAATGAAGGTCTGGTCAGCAAAGAACAGGCCATCACCAAAAAGCGTATTCCTGCAGACGACTTGAACCAGTTGCTGCAGCCGATTTTTGACCCTGCTGAAAAAGAAAAGGCAGCCAAAGCGGGCGATCTGCTTACCAAAGGCATCAATGCTGGCCCTGGTGCCGCCTGTGGTCACATCTGCTTCAGTGCAGAAGATGCCGAAGCGATCTACAACAAAGACAACTCAGCCCAGCTGGTTCTGGTGCGACGTGAGACCAGCCCGGAAGACCTGCGTGGTATGCGGGTTTCCAAAGGGATTCTGACTGCACTGGGCGGAGCCAGCTCTCACGCTGCTCTGGTCAGTCGCCAGATGGGTAAGGCCTGTATCGTCGGTGCATCCGAGTTGAAAATCGATTCTGCTGCCGGAACCATTACCAAAGGTGATAAGGTTCTCAAGAAAGGCGACTGGATCAGCATCGATGGTTTCACCGGAGAAGTTTTTGCCGGCAAAGTCGAAACCAAGCCCAGTGAAATCGTCGAAGTCCTGATTTCCAAAACGATGAAGCCGGAAGATTCCGAAACTTATCAGCGCTATGAGCAGTTGATGACCTGGGTCGATGAAATCCGCAAACTCAAAGTTCGCACCAATGCCGACCAGCCCGATCAGGCTGCCGAAGCGATCTCCTTCGGTGCCCAGGGTATCGGCCTGTGTCGTACCGAGCACATGTTCTTCCATCACCTGGCTGAAATCCGTGAAATGATTGCCGCCGGCGATGTCGAGTCACGAACCAAAGCAGTCAACAAGCTGCTGCCGTTCCAGCGAGAAGACTTTGCAGGTATCTTCCGGGCGATGAACGGACTACCTGTCACCATTCGCCTGTTAGACCCACCACTGCACGAGTTCCTTTCTGACCGTCACCTCGAAGAGAACCCCACTCTGGGAGAAGAACTGGCGAACGAACTGGGTGTCTCGGTTGAGTTCATCCGTCGTCGTGTGGAAGAACTGCATGAATTGAATCCGATGCTGGGTCATCGTGGCTGTCGTCTGGGTATTGTTTACCCGGAAATCACAGCCATGCAGGCTCGAGCCATCATGGAAGCTGCCTGTGACGTTCAGAATGAAGGCATTGAAGTCTTCCCTGAAATCATGGTTCCCCTGGCCGGCTTCAAAACTGAATTTGATGACCAGGCTGGCATCATCCGTGCAGAAGCTGAAAAAGTACTCGAAGAGAAAGGCGTCAAAGTCAATTACCTGGTTGGTACCATGGTTGAGCTTCCACGAGCTGCCATCTGTGCAGATCAGATTGCTGAAACCGCTGAGTTCTTCAGTTTCGGAACCAATGACCTGACCCAGACGACCCTGGGAATGAGCCGTGATGATTATGGTACCTTCATCGGCCACTACCGTGAAAACGACATCATCCCTTCCGACCCGTTCCAGACCATCGATCAGGATGGTGTCGGACGTCTCATGCAGACAGGTGTCGAGCGTGGTCGCGGTACTCGCCCCGAGCTCAAAATCGGTATTTGTGGTGAACATGGTGGTGACCCTGCCAGTGTGATCTTCTGCCATGAACTGGGCCTGGATTACGTCAGCTGCTCACCTTTCCGGGTGCCGATCGCCCGTCTGGCGGCAGCACAGGCTGTACTGGAAGAAAAAGCGTAA
- a CDS encoding FHA domain-containing protein, with protein MIARLIPVNGGQPILIKKDVTVVGRKSDLCDIQIDKNSISKIHCVIIKTDGLLFVRDLCSTNGTRVNGQKIIRGALLPGDELSLASTKFEVELAGDPKEDDPEVGVHQRTEMLTAFNLDIQQEEEALDSDSENGSEIKLISE; from the coding sequence ATGATAGCGAGATTGATTCCGGTTAATGGAGGCCAGCCGATCCTGATTAAAAAGGATGTGACCGTCGTTGGGCGGAAGTCAGATTTGTGTGACATACAGATTGATAAAAACAGTATTTCCAAGATCCATTGTGTGATTATTAAAACAGATGGCCTGCTGTTTGTACGGGATCTATGCAGCACAAATGGAACACGGGTGAATGGTCAGAAAATTATCCGCGGTGCCTTATTACCCGGGGATGAGCTTTCACTGGCCTCAACGAAATTTGAGGTAGAGCTTGCGGGGGATCCTAAGGAGGACGATCCGGAAGTCGGAGTGCATCAAAGGACCGAAATGCTGACCGCATTCAACCTGGATATACAGCAGGAAGAAGAAGCACTTGATTCCGACAGTGAAAATGGCAGCGAGATCAAGCTGATCTCCGAGTGA
- a CDS encoding LpxI family protein, giving the protein MKELQTNNSDHSHRQIGLLAGAGRFPIVFAEQARQQGYSVCCLGIFGMASEELTEVCDIFHWIPLARIGRAIKLFQREDVNRIVMAGKIEKTVLFSPFRILKLLPDLRTLHMWYRYAKKDRKDDTLLLAVIKEFERDNIFFDSALDFCPELLVKHGFLTKRRPSHSQWEDIKMGWDIAKQMGQLDIGQSIVINDKAVIAVEAIEGTDRAIQRAGQLCKRGGFTVVKVAKPQQDRRFDVPTVGIKTLQTMHEAGGRVLAIESNQTIMIDQKEVADLADKLGIAIVSLNEEELTLQLAS; this is encoded by the coding sequence ATGAAAGAATTGCAAACGAACAACTCAGATCATTCTCACCGTCAAATCGGACTTCTGGCAGGAGCGGGTCGCTTCCCCATTGTGTTTGCGGAACAGGCGCGGCAACAGGGATATTCAGTCTGCTGCCTGGGCATCTTTGGCATGGCCAGTGAAGAATTAACCGAAGTCTGCGACATCTTTCACTGGATCCCACTGGCACGTATCGGCCGAGCCATCAAGCTGTTCCAGCGGGAAGACGTCAATCGCATTGTGATGGCAGGCAAGATCGAGAAGACGGTCCTGTTCAGCCCCTTCCGAATTTTAAAATTATTACCTGATCTGCGCACGCTGCATATGTGGTATCGCTATGCCAAAAAAGATCGCAAAGATGACACCCTGCTGCTGGCTGTGATTAAAGAATTTGAACGTGACAATATTTTCTTTGATTCTGCATTGGATTTTTGCCCGGAGTTACTCGTGAAGCACGGATTTCTGACCAAACGACGCCCCAGTCATTCCCAATGGGAAGATATCAAAATGGGATGGGACATCGCCAAACAGATGGGACAACTGGATATCGGACAAAGTATCGTGATCAACGATAAAGCAGTGATCGCGGTCGAAGCCATCGAAGGCACCGACCGGGCAATTCAACGTGCGGGCCAGTTGTGTAAACGGGGCGGTTTCACCGTCGTCAAAGTGGCAAAGCCCCAACAGGATCGCCGGTTCGATGTTCCCACCGTTGGTATCAAAACACTACAGACCATGCATGAAGCGGGCGGACGGGTTCTGGCGATTGAAAGCAATCAGACAATTATGATTGATCAGAAAGAAGTCGCCGACCTGGCAGACAAACTGGGAATCGCAATCGTCTCTCTGAATGAGGAAGAACTGACACTGCAACTGGCCAGCTAA